The Formosa sp. Hel1_33_131 genome window below encodes:
- a CDS encoding ABC transporter permease, whose translation MKKQGLTTLALQKFKKSFWGVFSFWFIIFLAFISVFAYVLAPDNSQFANQMHLSIHSKQPGFTVEMLVVPNTLKNDQGFLNRVFFGSTNPSSEIPITSYESEPHQIKYVEYASEGLEGLEKTVNIPSDIEASLRPFVTQKTFYFGTDKYGRDLLSRILVGARISFSIGFVAVFISLLIGILLGSIAGYFGGKWDKLIMWIINVTWSIPTLLLVIAITLALGKGFWQVFIAVGLTMWVEVARIVRGQVMSVKEMQYVTAARALGYTDFRIILKHILPNILAPVIVISAANFAAAILIESGLSFLGIGAQPPMSSWGAMIKDHYNYIILGKPYLALIPGLCIMSLVMAFMLIGNSLRDALDVKS comes from the coding sequence ATGAAAAAACAAGGATTAACAACGTTAGCACTCCAGAAATTCAAAAAAAGTTTTTGGGGTGTTTTTAGTTTTTGGTTTATTATTTTTCTGGCATTCATTTCTGTTTTTGCTTATGTGTTAGCCCCAGACAATTCTCAGTTTGCCAATCAAATGCATTTATCGATCCACTCGAAACAACCGGGGTTTACAGTAGAAATGCTTGTGGTTCCAAACACCTTAAAGAACGATCAAGGTTTTTTGAACCGTGTTTTTTTTGGTAGCACAAATCCATCTTCGGAAATTCCGATTACATCTTATGAATCTGAACCCCATCAAATAAAATATGTGGAATACGCCTCAGAAGGCCTTGAGGGTTTAGAGAAAACGGTGAATATTCCGTCTGATATTGAAGCTTCACTACGCCCTTTTGTCACTCAAAAAACATTCTATTTTGGAACCGACAAGTATGGACGGGATCTTTTGAGTCGAATTTTAGTTGGTGCTCGAATTTCATTTTCAATTGGTTTTGTGGCCGTTTTTATTTCGCTTCTTATCGGAATTTTACTCGGAAGTATTGCAGGTTATTTTGGAGGTAAATGGGACAAACTGATTATGTGGATCATTAATGTGACTTGGTCAATCCCTACGCTGCTTTTGGTCATTGCAATTACGTTGGCTTTGGGGAAAGGGTTTTGGCAAGTGTTTATTGCAGTTGGACTTACCATGTGGGTGGAGGTGGCCAGAATTGTAAGAGGGCAGGTGATGAGCGTCAAAGAAATGCAATACGTCACTGCAGCACGTGCATTAGGCTACACAGATTTCAGAATTATATTAAAACATATTTTACCAAACATATTAGCCCCTGTTATTGTCATTTCGGCAGCTAATTTTGCAGCGGCTATTCTGATTGAAAGTGGACTCAGTTTTTTAGGCATTGGGGCACAACCTCCCATGTCTAGTTGGGGTGCGATGATCAAAGATCATTATAACTATATCATTTTAGGGAAACCCTATTTAGCACTCATTCCGGGGCTTTGCATCATGAGTTTAGTCATGGCGTTTATGCTGATCGGAAACTCTTTGAGAGATGCTTTGGATGTAAAATCTTAA
- a CDS encoding DUF4136 domain-containing protein, producing MKTKTLSFVIALLFLTSCQSVRVVTDYDKVAPFKTYKTFGFHKEGVDRAEISDLDKRRILGAIETALLEKGFTKSDTPDLLVNFFTKEKQEINIYNNNYNSFGYGWGWARGPYLGTHYNVSNSTQGTLYIDLIDTTRKELIWQGIGRGNLTSSVKHKDERINTFVTSILCSYPPEIEL from the coding sequence ATGAAAACTAAAACACTCTCTTTTGTAATCGCCCTCCTCTTTCTAACCTCTTGTCAGTCGGTACGTGTGGTGACGGATTATGATAAAGTAGCTCCTTTCAAAACCTATAAAACCTTTGGCTTTCATAAAGAAGGTGTGGACCGTGCAGAAATTAGCGATTTAGACAAACGTCGTATTTTAGGTGCTATTGAAACGGCACTTCTTGAAAAAGGCTTTACAAAATCAGACACACCCGACTTGCTTGTCAACTTTTTTACGAAAGAAAAACAAGAAATTAATATCTATAATAACAACTACAATTCTTTTGGGTATGGTTGGGGTTGGGCTCGCGGCCCTTATTTAGGAACACATTACAATGTTTCAAATTCGACTCAAGGCACCTTGTATATTGATTTGATTGATACGACGCGAAAAGAACTCATTTGGCAAGGAATTGGACGTGGGAATTTAACATCCAGTGTGAAGCATAAAGACGAACGTATCAATACTTTTGTGACTTCAATTTTGTGTAGCTATCCTCCCGAAATAGAACTTTAA